In one window of Tripterygium wilfordii isolate XIE 37 chromosome 1, ASM1340144v1, whole genome shotgun sequence DNA:
- the LOC119996918 gene encoding pentatricopeptide repeat-containing protein At4g21300 isoform X2 — protein sequence MGKLVHETIVSMNFDVDAFAGSSLIKLYAENGCLDDAQLLFDKIPVKDCVLWNVMLHSYVKCGKGNDAMKVFNDMRNNGTRPNSVAFACILSLCSSEEMIGFGAQLHGLVVIFGLEFASQVANTLMAMYSKCGHCFDARKLFDMMNHRDLVTWNAMISGYVQNKLTKEASLLFREMISAGVKPDSFTFSSFLPAVTESMCPNQGKEIHGYIVRNGVVTDMFLKCALIDIYFKGGEVKVACRIFNKSTKVDIGMCTAMISGYMLHGMNINALEVFRWVVQAKIRVNTLTLVSILPACVGLVAVKLGKELHGNILKNGFQTRCHVESAIMDMYAKCGRLDLAHRVFIRISERDTISWNSMITNYCQNGKPVEAMDLFRQMGIVGMRYDCVSISQALSACANLPALHYGKEIHGFMVKNAFNSNLFAESALIDMYAKCGHLNLAHRVFNTMTLKNEVSWNSIIGAYGFHGHLKECLSLYNEMLENGIRPDHVTFLGIISACGHAGLVDDGIHYFRCMTEEYGIQARMEHYACMVDLYGRAGRLTEAFETIKSMPFLPDTGVWGTLLGACRVHGNVEFAELASGHLFALDPQNSGYYILLSNILADTGQWGRVLKIRSMMKERGVQKVPGYSWIEVNNITHMFVSADGSHPHSAQVYSMLESLLLELRREGYGPQPLVAYPQNSVI from the coding sequence ATGGGTAAGTTGGTTCATGAAACAATTGTGTCAATGAATTTTGACGTGGATGCATTCGCCGGTAGTTCCTTGATAAAGTTGTATGCCGAAAATGGATGCTTGGATGATGCACAATTGTTGTTCGATAAAATTCCTGTGAAAGATTGTGTCTTGTGGAATGTGATGCTTCACAGTTATGTCAAATGTGGCAAGGGGAATGATGCAATGAAGGTTTTCAATGACATGAGAAATAACGGAACCAGGCCAAATTCAGTTGCATTTGCATGTATTTTATCTTTATGCTCATCAGAAGAAATGATTGGTTTTGGTGCCCAGCTTCATGGACTTGTTGTTATTTTTGGTTTGGAGTTTGCTTCTCAGGTGGCGAACACACTGATGGCTATGTATTCAAAATGTGGTCATTGTTTTGACGCACGCAAATTGTTTGACATGATGAATCATCGCGATTTGGTGACATGGAATGCAATGATTTCTGGGTACGTACAAAACAAGTTGACAAAGGAGGCTTCACTTTTGTTTCGTGAGATGATATCTGCTGGTGTGAAACCAGACTCATTCACATTTTCAAGTTTCCTACCGGCTGTCACTGAATCAATGTGTCCCAACCAAGGTAAGGAAATTCATGGTTATATAGTAAGAAATGGTGTGGTTACGGACATGTTCTTGAAGTGTGCACTTattgatatatattttaagGGTGGGGAGGTGAAGGTGGCTTGCAGGATTTTTAACAAAAGTACTAAAGTTGATATTGGAATGTGTACAGCTATGATTTCAGGGTATATGCTTCATGGGATGAACATTAATGCTTTAGAAGTTTTTAGGTGGGTGGTTCAAGCGAAAATTAGGGTAAACACTTTAACCTTGGTGAGTATCTTGCCAGCTTGTGTTGGCTTGGTTGCAGTGAAGTTGGGGAAGGAATTGCATGGCAACATCCTCAAAAATGGGTTTCAAACAAGATGCCATGTGGAAAGTGCAATTATGGATATGTATGCAAAATGTGGAAGATTGGATCTTGCTCATCGAGTTTTCATTAGAATATCTGAAAGGGATACTATTTCTTGGAACTCAATGATCACTAACTATTGTCAGAATGGCAAGCCAGTGGAGGCAATGGATCTTTTTCGTCAAATGGGGATAGTAGGAATGAGGTATGATTGCGTGAGCATATCTCAAGCCCTGTCTGCTTGTGCAAATTTACCTGCACTTCACTATGGGAAAGAGATCCATGGTTTCATGGTCAAAAATGCATTCAACTCAAATCTTTTCGCTGAGAGTGCACTCATAGACATGTATGCCAAATGTGGACACTTGAATCTCGCACATCGTGTTTTTAACACGATGACATTAAAAAATGAAGTTTCATGGAATAGCATCATTGGTGCTTATGGGTTTCATGGCCATCTCAAGGAATGTCTTTCTCTATACAATGAAATGTTGGAAAATGGAATTCGGCCTGATCATGTTACCTTCCTTGGTATAATATCTGCTTGTGGGCATGCTGGCCTAGTTGATGATGGCATTCACTACTTCCGTTGCATGACTGAGGAGTATGGTATCCAAGCTCGGATGGAGCATTACGCTTGTATGGTAGATTTATATGGTCGTGCTGGTCGTTTGACTGAAGCCTTTGAAACCATAAAGAGTATGCCGTTCTTGCCTGATACAGGTGTTTGGGGGACATTGCTAGGAGCCTGTCGAGTCCATGGCAACGTTGAGTTTGCTGAACTGGCTTCAGGACATCTGTTTGCCTTGGATCCTCAAAACTCTGGCTACTACATACTGCTCTCAAATATACTTGCTGATACGGGACAGTGGGGTCGTGTACTTAAGATACGAAGCATGATGAAAGAAAGAGGAGTTCAAAAAGTTCCGGGATACAGCTGGATTGAGGTCAACAATATCACACATATGTTTGTTTCGGCAGACGGAAGTCATCCACACTCTGCTCAGGTTTATTCAATGCTGGAAAGCCTTCTTCTGGAGCTGAGAAGAGAGGGTTATGGTCCTCAACCCTTAGTTGCTTACCCACAAAACTCAGTGATATGA
- the LOC119996918 gene encoding pentatricopeptide repeat-containing protein At4g21300 isoform X1, with amino-acid sequence MYRGKLYCRNVFSFVTTSLKPKYIHTSSNKRINIRNQTVVTQNIEEGALASQLAAILQACFGPSNLHQGRQVHAQYLVSGIINDDALLGARILGMYVLCDSFADAKEMFYNIELWCTMPWNWMIRGFVKMGMLDFALLFYFKMLGCGVLPDKYTFPYVVKACDGLNNVQMGKLVHETIVSMNFDVDAFAGSSLIKLYAENGCLDDAQLLFDKIPVKDCVLWNVMLHSYVKCGKGNDAMKVFNDMRNNGTRPNSVAFACILSLCSSEEMIGFGAQLHGLVVIFGLEFASQVANTLMAMYSKCGHCFDARKLFDMMNHRDLVTWNAMISGYVQNKLTKEASLLFREMISAGVKPDSFTFSSFLPAVTESMCPNQGKEIHGYIVRNGVVTDMFLKCALIDIYFKGGEVKVACRIFNKSTKVDIGMCTAMISGYMLHGMNINALEVFRWVVQAKIRVNTLTLVSILPACVGLVAVKLGKELHGNILKNGFQTRCHVESAIMDMYAKCGRLDLAHRVFIRISERDTISWNSMITNYCQNGKPVEAMDLFRQMGIVGMRYDCVSISQALSACANLPALHYGKEIHGFMVKNAFNSNLFAESALIDMYAKCGHLNLAHRVFNTMTLKNEVSWNSIIGAYGFHGHLKECLSLYNEMLENGIRPDHVTFLGIISACGHAGLVDDGIHYFRCMTEEYGIQARMEHYACMVDLYGRAGRLTEAFETIKSMPFLPDTGVWGTLLGACRVHGNVEFAELASGHLFALDPQNSGYYILLSNILADTGQWGRVLKIRSMMKERGVQKVPGYSWIEVNNITHMFVSADGSHPHSAQVYSMLESLLLELRREGYGPQPLVAYPQNSVI; translated from the coding sequence ATGTACAGGGGAAAATTATATTGTAGAAATGTTTTCTCGTTTGTTACTACTTCATTGAAGCCCAAGTACATACATACAAGCAGCaacaaaagaataaatataAGGAACCAAACTGTGGTGACTCAAAACATTGAAGAGGGGGCTTTAGCCAGCCAACTTGCTGCCATCTTACAAGCTTGTTTTGGTCCTTCTAATCTTCACCAAGGAAGACAAGTTCATGCCCAGTACCTTGTCAGTGGAATCAtcaatgatgatgctttgctggGTGCGAGGATTCTAGGTATGTATGTTCTTTGTGATAGCTTCGCCGATGCCAAGGAAATGTTTTATAACATTGAATTGTGGTGTACTATGCCTTGGAATTGGATGATTAGAGGATTTGTTAAAATGGGTATGCTTGATTTTGCTTTGTTGTTTTACTTTAAGATGTTGGGCTGCGGTGTTTTGCCCGATAAGTATACTTTTCCTTATGTGGTCAAGGCTTGTGATGGGTTAAACAATGTGCAGATGGGTAAGTTGGTTCATGAAACAATTGTGTCAATGAATTTTGACGTGGATGCATTCGCCGGTAGTTCCTTGATAAAGTTGTATGCCGAAAATGGATGCTTGGATGATGCACAATTGTTGTTCGATAAAATTCCTGTGAAAGATTGTGTCTTGTGGAATGTGATGCTTCACAGTTATGTCAAATGTGGCAAGGGGAATGATGCAATGAAGGTTTTCAATGACATGAGAAATAACGGAACCAGGCCAAATTCAGTTGCATTTGCATGTATTTTATCTTTATGCTCATCAGAAGAAATGATTGGTTTTGGTGCCCAGCTTCATGGACTTGTTGTTATTTTTGGTTTGGAGTTTGCTTCTCAGGTGGCGAACACACTGATGGCTATGTATTCAAAATGTGGTCATTGTTTTGACGCACGCAAATTGTTTGACATGATGAATCATCGCGATTTGGTGACATGGAATGCAATGATTTCTGGGTACGTACAAAACAAGTTGACAAAGGAGGCTTCACTTTTGTTTCGTGAGATGATATCTGCTGGTGTGAAACCAGACTCATTCACATTTTCAAGTTTCCTACCGGCTGTCACTGAATCAATGTGTCCCAACCAAGGTAAGGAAATTCATGGTTATATAGTAAGAAATGGTGTGGTTACGGACATGTTCTTGAAGTGTGCACTTattgatatatattttaagGGTGGGGAGGTGAAGGTGGCTTGCAGGATTTTTAACAAAAGTACTAAAGTTGATATTGGAATGTGTACAGCTATGATTTCAGGGTATATGCTTCATGGGATGAACATTAATGCTTTAGAAGTTTTTAGGTGGGTGGTTCAAGCGAAAATTAGGGTAAACACTTTAACCTTGGTGAGTATCTTGCCAGCTTGTGTTGGCTTGGTTGCAGTGAAGTTGGGGAAGGAATTGCATGGCAACATCCTCAAAAATGGGTTTCAAACAAGATGCCATGTGGAAAGTGCAATTATGGATATGTATGCAAAATGTGGAAGATTGGATCTTGCTCATCGAGTTTTCATTAGAATATCTGAAAGGGATACTATTTCTTGGAACTCAATGATCACTAACTATTGTCAGAATGGCAAGCCAGTGGAGGCAATGGATCTTTTTCGTCAAATGGGGATAGTAGGAATGAGGTATGATTGCGTGAGCATATCTCAAGCCCTGTCTGCTTGTGCAAATTTACCTGCACTTCACTATGGGAAAGAGATCCATGGTTTCATGGTCAAAAATGCATTCAACTCAAATCTTTTCGCTGAGAGTGCACTCATAGACATGTATGCCAAATGTGGACACTTGAATCTCGCACATCGTGTTTTTAACACGATGACATTAAAAAATGAAGTTTCATGGAATAGCATCATTGGTGCTTATGGGTTTCATGGCCATCTCAAGGAATGTCTTTCTCTATACAATGAAATGTTGGAAAATGGAATTCGGCCTGATCATGTTACCTTCCTTGGTATAATATCTGCTTGTGGGCATGCTGGCCTAGTTGATGATGGCATTCACTACTTCCGTTGCATGACTGAGGAGTATGGTATCCAAGCTCGGATGGAGCATTACGCTTGTATGGTAGATTTATATGGTCGTGCTGGTCGTTTGACTGAAGCCTTTGAAACCATAAAGAGTATGCCGTTCTTGCCTGATACAGGTGTTTGGGGGACATTGCTAGGAGCCTGTCGAGTCCATGGCAACGTTGAGTTTGCTGAACTGGCTTCAGGACATCTGTTTGCCTTGGATCCTCAAAACTCTGGCTACTACATACTGCTCTCAAATATACTTGCTGATACGGGACAGTGGGGTCGTGTACTTAAGATACGAAGCATGATGAAAGAAAGAGGAGTTCAAAAAGTTCCGGGATACAGCTGGATTGAGGTCAACAATATCACACATATGTTTGTTTCGGCAGACGGAAGTCATCCACACTCTGCTCAGGTTTATTCAATGCTGGAAAGCCTTCTTCTGGAGCTGAGAAGAGAGGGTTATGGTCCTCAACCCTTAGTTGCTTACCCACAAAACTCAGTGATATGA
- the LOC119995378 gene encoding 9-cis-epoxycarotenoid dioxygenase NCED6, chloroplastic-like: MRTSLHLSSTSTSTTTATNLNPKAISTVTGHPIHANPSTETQRLPAKTIAPPPKAQSRLRPTIEPVLFPDSISVSQEKQQNLFQKLAVSALDPIEVSLIVSLERRRILPKTVDPEVQLLGNFAPVQECPVRHGLEVVGHVSDCLHGIYLRNGANPMFEPTGGHHLSDGDGMIHAIKLGSGNQASYCCRYTRTSRLAQQAALGRQVFPKLIGELNGWLGLARLMLFVTRGGVGFIDESRGIGLANVGLIYFNGRLLALSEDDLPYHVKINGDGDLETIGQFSFSGQLESSMTSLPKVDPKMGDL; the protein is encoded by the coding sequence ATGCGAACCTCTCTTCACTTGTcatccacctccacctccaccaccaccgccaccaaCCTAAATCCTAAAGCTATATCTACGGTAACAGGTCATCCTATCCATGCCAATCCCTCCACAGAAACACAAAGACTTCCCGCAAAAACAATTGCACCACCACCAAAGGCGCAGTCGCGGCTACGTCCAACAATTGAACCAGTTCTATTTCCCGACTCGATATCAGTTTCGCAAGAAAAGCAGCAAAATCTATTCCAAAAGCTTGCAGTCTCGGCACTGGACCCAATAGAGGTCTCACTCATTGTATCCCTAGAGAGACGACGTATTTTGCCCAAAACAGTCGACCCGGAAGTTCAGTTATTAGGCAACTTCGCTCCAGTTCAGGAGTGTCCGGTTCGACACGGGTTAGAAGTGGTGGGCCATGTATCGGATTGCTTACATGGCATTTACTTACGTAACGGCGCTAATCCTATGTTTGAGCCCACAGGTGGGCACCACTTATCTGACGGTGACGGTATGATTCACGCCATTAAGTTAGGATCTGGAAATCAAGCCAGTTATTGCTGTAGATACACCCGCACTAGCCGGCTAGCACAACAAGCCGCATTGGGGAGGCAAGTGTTTCCAAAATTGATCGGTGAATTGAATGGGTGGCTGGGTTTGGCTAGGCTTATGCTGTTTGTGACTCGAGGTGGAGTCGGtttcattgatgaatcaagaGGTATAGGTCTAGCCAATGTCGGTCTGATTTATTTTAATGGTCGATTATTGGCTTTATCAGAGGATGATCTTCCGTACCATGTGAAGATCAACGGTGATGGAGATCTTGAAACGATCGGGCAATTTAGCTTCTCGGGTCAACTTGAATCCTCTATGACTTCACTCCCGAAAGTGGATCCTAAAATGGGTGACCTTTAA